The Neodiprion lecontei isolate iyNeoLeco1 chromosome 2, iyNeoLeco1.1, whole genome shotgun sequence genome segment GAAGCTTGCAGCCGCTACCGGACCGTACGTGAGACTTGCAGCATTCAGTGGAGCATTAGCAGTAGTCCTTGGTGCATATGGATCTCACCGTAAGTTGAAACATGTTGACTTGATCTTTCTTTCAATCTGAATGGTCCTTGCCATCTGAATCAAAAGatagaaatcaaaaaaaaaaactggggAAAAATCTCAGCAACGATATTTGTGCTAATGACTGAACACAAAtgaacaatataaatataaatataaatgaatgaatgaaatgatattCATACTGCGATTAGGAATAATTCTGAGCAGATTCGAATAACACAAGTTAAGATAttaacaatttgagaaaaggtaTTATAATTAGaacatttgaaataattaaactcTGGTGTTGTTTTGTCCGCTTCTAATGTTTATTGGGTTATTTTGCTAAGCATAGGGATTGCAAGAgatagagtaaaaaaaattttacacttacTTATCTCTAGACTGTATACAAATGGATTTGTGCGAGTTTCATCCAAAAGATGTTTGTGAATATTACATTTGCGCATTATAAACATTTTATACGGTAAGTTTTCTTGATTTTTGTTCTAAATATTTGTGGAGATTTGGACAGTGAGCAAAATGTGCCCAAAAACAGTAAAATTGGCTGACAAATAGCAGAGTATAATCATTTTGATccttttaattataaaaataaaaatccaaaaaaatctGCATAAAAAAGATgcaattatatataaaaattatggtAACTCGTACGCTTCAAATTTGCACAGAATCATTTCCATGCAATGGGCTCATTGTTTTTAGGTACCTTGAATTGTTTTTAACACTTGTCTCACCTCCACTTCTAATCAAAATGTACACGACACTTTGTAGAAATAATACTATTAACAGTATGAATTAATTCAGGACAATATCCGAAAGAGACTGCTAGAGATAGTATGAGGATTTTTGAAACGGCCAATAGATACCACTTTATTCACACTTTGGCCTTGCTTGGCCTGCCGCTTTGCAGGGCGTCAAATGTGGTAAGAACCTTTGCTAGCTTCTGTACAGAATTTAGACGCATGAAGTATACAGGTCTTGATAAGGTTGCATGTTTCAGGCTGGTGTCTTCATGGTTTCTGGTATTCTGATGTTCTGCGGTCCATGCTACTACTTTGCATTTACCTCTGACAAACGATTTAGCAAAGTGACACCATTCGGAGGCACTTGCTTCATCCTCGGCTGGCTAGCAATGCTCTATTGAATACTTCGGCAAATGAAGATATACGATAAGCCGGTACATTATCCCACATTTTACTGTAACTTATGGTAATAATGTTTCAAGTTTTAGTTCAGTGACTGTTGATCAACTGCTGCTGCTGTGTTTTTTTCCTATTGACCAAACTGCAATAAACATTTATTTGTGCAATAATTACTGTCGCCAAACGTTCATTCGTTAATCCCTCTGTTAGTCAAAAATTTCCTGAAAAACTGAAGTTTAAATAAACGTGTAAGACAAATTTCACTGGAATTTTAGAAATCACCCTGAGAAATATCAAATCAGACAATTTCCCGAAgctttgttttctttaatttcagaaatattctatgggttttaataaaaaattttatagctgctgaaataataatgaaacaaaaaatgttgagTTGACATTGAgccgaaattttttctattcaagcGTGACTTCTGTAATTATAGTAAATTAAGATTgaaatgtacatataatatatgattCTGGAAATCGTTCTCTTTTCTTCACGtccttttttccttcataTCCAATCCATAATAAGTGCACGATATCCTTTTTATTAACGTGAATCACAGTAATACATCGACGCAGCGGAATACGGTCTGATGATGTTGGCGATATACTCCTTACGCAACTAAGTAATATAATCAGACTATCTTAACTtacagtaattaaaaaaatcgaaggaaaataataataataatcatcgaataatattaattaacaatatatatgaattaaaattaaatataataacgtataaatatcgaatatttatatacatacgtatgcatataaaatataacacaGATGTGAATAtagtacgtacatacatatgtctATAACCATACATGTATGTTCATGTTTATTGGGTTGCATAACTCCTAATTTGGTCGGCATTCTTTGCCTCGACATAATCAGCAACATAATCAAACACAAGAGATCGATAAGAAAagaatacacacacacacacacgcttgcacagatttaaaattttaattattagaTATTACTCCATTactctatatatatgtatacaaaatatatatatgtgtgtatatatatatataagtataattgCGCCTGACGTGATACCAATAATAAAACGTGTGTGATTACTGTTACAGAtatggacaaaaaaaaaaaattaggtatacgagacaaaattggaaaaaaaatactgaaacaaaagaataattaccTTCTGATGTTACTATCATTACTTGTTCTCATAGTATTTTTCGGGGGAGGAAGGAACTTGAAGAGAGGTGTACAATATGTGTCATTAGAGGCGAAACGACAGAGGCAGATACAACCGATGACGGCATTCGACATACCGCAAATATAAAACTTTACATGATCCTAATTTAAATCCTCCTTCACCTGACATTCGATagttcattattataattattttgtttgtatGGTagctatatattttttttaatcgtttctATTTATggtacttttctttttctgtttttcttcttcttgaactgttttttttaatcaaatctGCGCGTCAATCAGATCGAGTCTCGCATTGTTCGTCTCGTAGTTTTGTTGACGCtttgtgtacatgtatattgtataaatcATTGTCAATATTTCTGTTATATTTCTACTTTACTATAGTAACTAGTTGAACATACTCTAGATGCAGACAGGATAAAAATCGGTTCAAATTTCTTAAATAAATTACTAATTTCACAACCTACTCTGGACTCGGTCCTCATAACGCGCAGAAAATTAATCGGTATATTATCCGACATTAGCAGTAGAATATTATTGttgtagtaataataataataatgatgataataataattctataaattatttgtattgATTTGCACGTAACAAA includes the following:
- the LOC107227910 gene encoding transmembrane protein 256, with protein sequence MGIQEALNYALYTNPLSSNAFDIAKSTITGLVSYVGLTPQTDIKMVVPSPVPLWKLAAATGPYVRLAAFSGALAVVLGAYGSHRQYPKETARDSMRIFETANRYHFIHTLALLGLPLCRASNVAGVFMVSGILMFCGPCYYFAFTSDKRFSKVTPFGGTCFILGWLAMLY